From Hoeflea sp. 108:
CGGGCTTATAAAAAGAAGGTGTGGCGGAGTCAATCCGGCTGCCGATCGCCACTTCAGGTTGCCGGCGGTGCGATGAACATGCCGTCTGCGCCAGCGAATTGGTCGGCTCTGTATCTTCTTTGTCGTTCGTGGAATTTGCAAGTGCGCGGCGATAACCTATCTTTGCCCGTGAAGGGAAGGTTTCCGCGTCGAGCGGCGTTCCTTCTTGAGAGGCAACCGGCATCCCCCGGTGCGGGATTGCAGCAAAGGCGCAGATGACTGAAGCAGCCGATACCGTTGCCGATGCCGGCAAGCAGGCTGAACGCTCGGTCCCGCTGTCGCGCGGCCTGTCGAGCAAGTTGCTGTTGCTGACCGTTGCCTTCGTGCTTTTCGCCGAAGTCCTGTTCTTCCTGCCGTCGATCTCCTCGTTCCGTATCCGCTGGCTCGAGGAGCGGCTGGCGACCGCGGCGGCCGTCGCCACCATCCTGGTCCAGGGCGACCCCACGACGCTGTCGCGCTCTGCCCAGAATGACGTGCTGATGGCCATCGGCGCCAAGGCGATCGCCGTACGTGACGGCGGCGTTTCGCGCCTGCTCGTCGTTTCGGAAATGCCGCCGCAGGTCGACGAGCACATCGACATTTCCAACGCCACGGTGCTCGGCTCGATGCCGGCCGCGATCGACACTCTGCTTTTCGGCGGCAGCCGCATGCTGCGCGTCTACGGTCCGGTCGGCGACAGCACCAAGGAATTCGAGCTTGTGCTGCCCGACTATCGCCTGCACAGGGCCATGCTCGCCAATGCGCGCTATATCGCGGTCGTTTCGCTGCTGATCTCGCTGTTTACCGCAGCGCTGCTCTATGGCGCCATCGACCGCATCATGATCGGGCCGATCCGCAACATGACGCGTTCGATGCTGACCTTCTCCGGCGCACCCGACGATCCGGCAGGCGTGATCGTGCCCGAGCCGCGTGCCGACGAGATCGGCGTCGCCGAACGCGAGCTGTCGATGATGCAGGCGCGGCTGCAGAAGATGCTGAGCGAGCAGAAGCACCTGGCCGATCTCGGCCTCGCCGTGTCCAAGATCAATCATGACATGCGCAACATCCTGGCCTCGGCGCAGCTGATGTCAGACCGCTTGCGCGTGGTGAAGGACCCTTCGGTGCAGGCCTTTGCGCCCAAGCTGGTGCGCACGCTCGACCGTGCAGTTGCCTATTCCGAGAACGTGCTGGCCTATGGCCGTGCGCAGGAGCCGCCGCCGGCACGCCGCCGCCTGCGGCTGCGCCAGCTTGTCGACGACGTCCATGGCCTGCTCGGCCTCGATCCCGAACAGGGCATCGAATTCTCCAACGCCATCGATTCGGATTTCGAGATCGATGCCGATGCCGACCAGCTGTTTCGGGTTCTGACCAATCTCTGCCGCAACTCGGTCCAGGCGATGGCTGGCGTCTCCGACAATGCCATCGTCAACCGCCTGACGGTCCAGGCGGAGAGGGAAGGCAGCGTCAGCCGCATCCTGGTTGCCGACACCGGCCCGGGCCTGCCGCAAAAGGCGCGCGAAAACCTCTTTGCCGCCTTCCGCGGCTCGGCCCGCAGCGGCGGCACCGGCCTCGGGCTGGCAATTGCCTACGAGCTCGTGCGCGCCCATGGCGGCATGCTCGAGCTGGTCGAAAGTGCTGGCGGCCGCACGGTCTTTGCCGTCTCCATCCCCGACCAGCCGGTGCGGCTCGACGACGCCCGCAGCAACCTGCGCCGTCCGGCCTGACGAAAAAACTTTGCCGGCAGCGGCTTGCAATTCGCAAATCCAGCCGCTAGGTAGCGCCCATCGCTGCGGTCGATCGGCCGGAGCGTGTTGGCCGTCCAAACGGCCTGTTGCGCGCCCGTAGCTCAGCTGGATAGAGCACCAGACTACGAATCTGGGGGTCAGAGGTTCGAATCCTTTCGGGCGCGCCATTTCAGAACAGAACTATGAACGCCGAACGCCGCCGTTTCTACGCTTGAAGCGGCGACCAACGTTCGCAGCAGTTCCGACTTCGATCCCATGATGCGAACCTCGTCGTCGGCAACCTCGACACGCTGCGCCAGCGCGCGTAGATGGTCGCGGCGGTAGCCGCCATCGTTGAGCCTGATCCGTTCACGGGCTTTGCGGGCAAACCCCTTGAGCATATCGGGGGTGACGCCCTGATTGCCTGAACTATCGAGCGCGAGCTGCGTGCGCTCCGCGTCGGCGGCGGCTTGATCCCGCAATGCCTTGAGGCTCACCATGCGTTCCTTTGCCATGGCGTCGTCCTTGTCCACCATGCCGGCTTCGATGGCGTCAAAGAGACGGCCGAGCCGCTGGTCGGCTTCCGTGATTCGCCTTTGAAGCTCGGCAAGATGCTCGCGGCGGCGTTCGGTGCGTTCCTGTCGGCGGTCGATGACGCTGGCAAGGACGGTTTCCAACCGCTTGGGCAGGAGCAGGCGGTCCCCGATATAATCGGCGACCGTATGGTCCAGCTTGTCCATGGGGATTGTGCGACCCTTGCAGCCGGTCTTGCCCTGCCGGGCCTTGGTCGAGCAGGTATAGTAGCGGTATGTCGCGCCCGTGCTGCCTTGGCCGGTGCGAAGGGTCATCGCTCCCCCGCACTTGGCGCAGAAGCAAATGCCGGTCAGGAGCGTCGGGCCGCTGGAGACACGTGCAGGCGTCACCATGGGATTGCGGGACTTGAGGCGGGCTTGCACCGCGTCGAACGTCTCGCGCTCGATTAGGGGCGGCACCGCCATGATGGCGACCTCGCTCTCCGGCTTCTTCTGGCGGTCCTTGTGCGACCGCGTGTTGAACCTGTGCTCGCCGATATAGGTGGTGCGGGTCAGGATGGCGTGGATTTGCGCCAGCCCCCACCGGCCGCCGTCGCGGGTAAAGAAACGGCGCTCGTTGAGATAGGTGGCGATGGCCTTGACACCCATCGCGCCGCGCGTGCCGTCGCCCTCAAGGAACAGGCGATAGATCATCCGCACGGTGTCGGCGTGCAGCGGGTCGATCTCCAGCTTCTTCTTGGTCTTCGATCCCCGCTGTTCGGCCGCAACGATGCGATAGCCAATAGGCGGCCGCGCGCCATTCCAGAAGCCTTGCCGGGCGTTCTCGTTCATGGCGCGCAGGACGTGCTTGGCGTTCTCCTTCGACTGGTATTCGTCGAAAAGGGCCATGATCTGCCGCATCATCTGGTGCATGGGATCGTCGCCCATCTCCTGCGTGATCGACACCAGCTTGACGCCGTTTTTCGCCAGCTTCCTGACGTAGAACTCCATCTCGAAGTGATCGCGGAAGAAACGAGAGAAGCTATGCACCACGACAATATCGAAAGGCGCAGGCTTGGACGTGCCCGCCTCGATCATGCGCTGGAACTCGGGGCGCTTGTCGTTGGTGGCGGTTGCGCCCGGTTCAACGTAAGTCTCAACGAGCTGGTAGCCGCGTTGCTCGCAATAGGCTTCGCCCTGCCGCTTCTGGTCAGGAATAGAAATGTCATGCTCGGCCTGCCGGGCGGTCGAGACGCGCAGGTAGAGGGCGGCGCGGGCGGTAACGGTTGGGCTGTGCATGTTCATGCTTGGCCTCCCATAGCTTTCTTCACTTTGGGGCGGTCGATAAGGGGCAACGCCAGTTCCACGCGATCATGCACTACCTTGGGTGCGAGCTTGCGCCCATGCCCCGGCTCAAGCCGCACAAGACCGTAGCTCTCCATGGTTTTCAGGGTGCGTGACAGATTGGAGCCGGCCCGGCCGGTGATTTCCGCCAGTTCCTCCAGTGAGGCCGGGGCTTTCTCGGCGATGATGCGCAGCAGTTCGCGGTTACCGGCCGACAGCACCTTGGCAAAGGATTCGGTCGAGGTGAACCACACCTTCGGATCGCTGGGCGCAGGTTTTTCCTCGCCGCGCGCGATCCGCATGGTGCGGGCCTTCATTTCTTCATAGTCGGCAATCCCGACTTTCAATGTGGTCATAGGGCACCTCGTTCCTTCAACACCGCGTCCACCGCCTGCCAGAAGTCGGCCAGCAGCGTGGCCGCATCCTCGTAGGCGTAAGGCTTCACGGTCTGGAGGCGGTGCCGATGGTCCATCGGCTCGCCGCGTCTGCCCCGGCCGACCGGGTGGGCGTTGTCAAAGCCGACCAGCCGTTCGCCCGAAGGCCCGTGAAGCGTGAGCGAATAATCGAGGCCATGCGGCTTTTCCGGCGAGGCCGGAACGCGGGTGACGATGAACTTCACCCAATGGCCGCCCTCGGGGTCGACAAAGAGCATCTGTCCGTCGAGGTCCAGAAGCGTATCGAGGCCCGGATCACGATGCCCGCTCAAGTCTTTTTCCTATCAGTTTGAGATAGGAAATGCAAGCCATCATCCGGCTTTCTCGGGTTCAGGAGTTCGTCGAACACATCGCCGAACCAACGCTCGAACACGTCAATCTCAGCCTCGGTGACGGGAATGTTCTCCGGCCAATCGTCGATAACGCGCATCCTCTGTCCGTCCGGGCCGAGAAGCGGCGCGTCGCTGGCTCGCGTTCGGCCGTCCGGCGTGGGATCGTCGGCATAGTCGAAAAGATCGTCGGGAAGTGGTTCGGGGATCGACTGTCGCGGTCGCCCTTTGCGGGCGCGGCGGCGCTCTGCGCACATGGAATCCTCCTTGGTTCTGGTGGATTCCGGGGCGCTATAGGCCCCGGAATTAGGCGAACCATGGAGGGCAGTCGGCGGCCTGTAGCGTGCCGCATTTGCGCCTATGCGCTGGCGGCACCCCTGCCGGGATGGGACTCAGTTGGCGGCTCGCCGTGCCTTGGCGAAGCCGCGATCCGTGGCGATGAAGTGTTGAAGCATCGGAACGATGAGCTTGGCGGGATCGGCAACGGGCTGGCCGCTCTCGCGGGCCAGTACCTCGGCATAGGCGATCAGATCGCGGTGAAGCGGCGCGGGCAGTTCCACCGTCACCTTGACAGGCTTGTCGTCGGGCAGCGGGCCGAGTTTCAGTTTCGTCATGGTCAACCTCCTGCCGGCTCGAACACAAGATCGCGGGTGACGATGATCCTGACCGGGAAGCCGGGGCGGATCGTCAATGTCGGCGCGACCTGCAACTGGCGTTGGACGATCTGCTGGCCCGCCTGATTGACGGTATCCTGAGCGCCGTCGCGGATGGCGCGGATCAGCCGGTCCTCGTCGCTCGTCGCCAGCTCCGTGCCGACCGCGAGCAGCGTGGAGAGGCCAGCCGCTTTCATCAGATCCCACCAATGATAATCGACGCCATCCTCAAGGCCGGCGTAGCCGCTGGCATCCGCACCCGGCAGGCGCTCCAGAACGATGGAGCGGCCACCCGGCAGGATCAGGCGATTCCACACCAGCAACACCCTGCGCTGGCCGAAGGTCACGCCGTCGTCGTATTGGCCGATGATGCGCGTTCCCTGCGGGATCAAGAGCAGCGAGCCGGTCGGGCTGTCATAGACGTTCTCCGTCACCTGCGCGGTGATCTGGCCCGGTAGGTCGGAACGGATGCCGGTGATGAGCGCGGCCGGAATCACCGCCCCGGCCTGCAATATCCAGGGCGATGCCGGCGGCGTGACGCGATCCGGGGCGACGGTCTGCCGGTCCACCGGCCCGTTGAGGAAAGCGGCATGACGGTTCTGCCCGGCCGCCCCGTCCGGCTGTCCACCGAGGCCAAGACCGGCAAGGCCAGGCATGGCCGTCCCTGCCTGCGATCCCATGCGCGGGCCAGATTGGAAAAACACGTTGCTCAAGCGCGCGGCTTCTTCTTCGGCGCGGCGGCGTTCTTCCTCTGGATCGACGGCAGGTGTCGTGATGGCCGGCGTCACGATGGGCTGGCCCCGGTTCTGCGCGTCGAGAATGGGACGGCCCAAATCTCCGGGCAGCGCGGGGCCAAGCACCGGCCCCGTATAGTCTCGCGGCAGGCCGGACAAGCCGTCCGCTGTGGGGCGGTTCTCGGTCGAATAGAGTTCGTTGCCGCCCGGTCCTGCGTCGCGGGTCTGGAGCGCGTAGATCAGCGCGCCGCCGATGCCGAGAAGCGCGACCGCGCCGACGCCTGCCAGCATCTTGCGGGACAGGCGCGTGACGCGGGGCGATTCAGCGCGCAGGCGCATGGGGGCTGCGGTTTCGGTATCGCTCATGAGGACGATCCTCCAGTGGTCGCGCTGACCGGCTGGGCGACGGCCTGCGCGGGGTTGGTGCGGACGATCCTGACGACCTGCTGGCGGTTGCCGCTGCCAAGGCGCAGCTCGGCCGCGCCGAACAGGCGGTCAACGATCAGGACGTTCTGGTGGACGCGGGAATTGACGATCTGCGGTTCGCCGTTCGTGCCGAGAACGAAGATCGGCGGCATTTCGCCCTGCACGATGCCACGCGGGAAGACGACATAGACGCGCCTGCCGTCATCGAAGACGGAGATCGGTCGCCACGGCGGGCTGTCGCCTTGCACCTGCAAGGCGTAGCGGTAGTTCCGTGCGGCTTCGGCCGGAATGACTGGCGTGGTCGGGACGCTCTGGCGCTGGCCTGCCGGCGGCGCGGGATAGGCCCAGGCCACGGAGGGCATGTAGAGCGCTTCCCGCGCGCGCAGCTCGATCATGTAGGTGCGCCGGTCGGTGGTCACGACAAGGTTGGTCGCAATGTCGGTGCGCGTAGGCTTTACGAGGATATGGACACGGCGGTTCGCACCCGAGCCGGATTCGGTGTCGCCGATGATCCATCGTGTCGTGTCGCCGGCCGCAATCGGTCCCGCGCCCGTGAGGCTTTCGCCCGGCTCCAGCGTGATATTGGTGATCTGGCCGGGTGCGGCATAGACCTGATAGAGCGCGCCTTCGCTCCACGGATATATCTGGATCGCGTTATAGTAGCCCTCGCGGCGCGGCTCGACGCGGGCGGCGGCATTGGCGTTCTCGACGCGGCCGGTCGGCGTGCCTGCGGCGGTGCCGCCGCGCGCCACGTTCCAGGCCGGAGGTACATGCAGCGGCCGGGGTCGGTCATCGGTGGTTGCCGCCTGCACGGCGGGCAGCGGCGGCACATCGGCGTCGTAGCTGAATTGCGGCGTCCGGTTGGTGGCGCAGCCTGCCAAAGTAATTGCAAACGCCGTCGCAAAAATCGCATAGGTTAGCGACTTCAGGATCAGTAAGGAGGAATCGACAGAATGGATTCTGTGCCGACGATTGTTGCCCGGTATATCGACGCCTACAACAGGATGAATGTTCAGGCGATGCTCGACTGCCTGTCGGGCGAGGTTCGGTTTATCAACAGATCGAACGGAGAGACGACGAACGAAACGCACGGGATCGAGGCATTCCGCGCGCTGGCGGAACAGGGCGTCCAGTTGTTTGCTGAAAGAGAACAGACGATCCTCGACTGTATCGCGATAGACGACCGTGCAGCCGTGCGCATCGGCTATCGCGCCAAGGTCAAGACCGACCTGCCCAATGGCTGGAAGGCCGGGCAGGAGATCGAGATGACGGGCACCTCGTTTTTCATGATCTCCGAGGGAAAGATCAGCGAGGTGATTGATGCAAGCTGAAGTTTTCATTGGCTCATCTCCCGCGACCACGAAATTGCATTGACGTAGATGCCAAGAGGATTGGCGCGCAGTCGCTCGGCATCGCGCGGGGTCTGGATCACGATGGTCAGGATGGCGGTCCATCGTTCGGTCGTGGAGAGCTGGCTGTTCTCGTAGTGCCGCTCCACCCACGACACGCGGAAGGAATCCGGCGATGCCCGGATGACCGATGACACTTCGATGGCGACCTGTTGGCGGCCAACCTTGGTGAAGGGGTCATTGGCGCGGGCGTAGTCGTTCAATGCCGCCGCGCCGCGATCCGTGGTCCACTCATAGGCGCGAAGCCAGTTCTGGCGGACAATGATCGCGTCGGCCGGGATCGCGCGGACCTGCTCGATGAATCGGCCGAGATGGAAAGCAATCTGCGGATCGGTCGGCCGATAGTCGGCATTGGCGGGCGCGACGGTCTGCGCCTGACCGAGATCATCGACTTGCACTACCCACGGCACCACGGTCCCGCGTGCAGACTGCCAGACCAGCGCCGAGGCGAAGCCCGCCGACAGGATCAGGGAACCAAAGGCCATGAGCCGCCAGTTTCTCGCCTGCACGCGGGCCGAGCCGATACGCTCGTCCCACGCCTGCGCGGCCTTCTGATAGGGCGTCTCGGGTTCTGGCGATTTGCCGTAATGGGTGGCTGGTCGTTTGAATATGCTCATGTGCGGTCACTTTCGGAAAGGTTGATGGAAGAACCGGAGCCGTGGCTGTCGCCGGAGCGCACCGCATGGGCGGCCATGGTGGTGCCGTGGTTCATGGCCTGCGAGCGCCGCATCTGTTGCGCCCACGCGGGAGCGGTGCCGGCCGATGCGGATGATGTGGCGGGGGCGGTGCTCCCGCCGCTGACCGTGCCTGCGGTGGATGAGCCGCCGGTCACACCGAAGGCGGCGCGTGCGCCACCGGAAAAGCTGGATTTGACGCTTTCGGTGGCTTTCGAGACGGCGCGCTTCAAGGGAGAGACGGCGGCCGAGCCTGCGGCGCGGGCAACACCGCCAAGGCCGGAAGCGACACCGGCCGCGCCGGACTGGCCGAGCGCGCCGACGCTATAGGCTGCGGTTGCCGCGCCCGCGGCCGTCGCCCCGCCGCGGACGGCAGCGGCCCCGCCGGACAGCGCAGCAGCACCACCCTTGGCGGCGAGCATGGCCCCGCCGCCAGCGGCGACGCCTGCACCTGCGACCGCAAGCCCGGTTCCCACGGCTGCGCCCGCGCCGAGCTGCGGGCCGCCCGAGACGATGCCGTTGGCGATGCCGGGGCCGAAGATACCGAGGCCGAGCAGCGACAGCGCGGCGAGCACAATCGCCATGGCGTCGTCGATGCTCGGGGTTGCACCGCCGAAACCGGCCGTGAATTGCGAGAACAGGGTCGAGCCGATGCCGATGATGACGGCGAGCACCAAGACCTTGATGCCGGACGACACTACGTTGCCGAGCACCTTTTCGGCCATGAAGGCGGTCTTGCCGAACAGGCCGAAGGGGATCAGCACGAAGCCGGCAAGCGTGGTCAGCTTGAACTCGATCAGGGTCACGAAAAGCTGGATGGCGAGGATGAAAAAGGCCAGCACCACCAGCGCCCATGCGAACAGCAGGCACGCGATCTGGATGAAGTTCTCGAAAAAGGCGATCCAGCCCATCAGGTCGGAAATGGAATCGAGCAGCGGGCGGCCGGCGTCGAGGCCGGTCTGCGCGACACGGCCCGGCCGCATCAGATCGGTGACGGAAAAGCCGGTGCCCGACGCCATGAGGCCGAGGCCGGCGAAGCTCTCGAAGACGATGCGGGCGAGGTTGTTCCAATTGCTGATGATGTAGGCGAAGACGCCGACGAACAGGGTCTTCTTGACCAGCCGCGCGATAATGTCGTCATCCGCGCCCCATGCCCAAAAGAGCGCGGCGAGCGTCACGTCGATGACGATCAGCGTCGTGGCGATGAAGGCGACCTCGCCGCCGAGCAGGCCAAACCCCGAGTCGATGTAGGAGGTGAAGACCCCGAGAAAATTGTCGATGACGCCCGTGTTGCCCATGGTCAGCGCGCCTCGCTGCGATCACGGCCGAGGAAGCGGTCGCGGGATTCCGCCCACGCGGCGAGGCAGTCGGCATCGCTGGCGGCTGCCTCGCCGAGCTGCTGGCAGCGGCGCAGGGTTTCGCGCAAGGGATCGGCCGGGGGCTGGAAGGCCGGCGCAGGGGGAGGCGCGGAAGGTTCATCCTTCCGCGCCATGTCGATTGCGGTCGCCGTGACGGCGATGGCGATGAACACCACGGCCCCGAGCCGGGCCAGCATCTTGCCGTCCATGGCGAGCCTCCCGGTCAGTTGTTGCCGTTGTTGAACATCTGCGCATTGCCCGGCTGATAACCGCTGCCCGGTGTCAGGAACCGTTCGCGCTGGATGCGGCCCTGCTCGGCGGCGGTCGCGCGCTCCGCTTCTGTCAGCGCATCGGCGCGGCCATTTGCCGAGATGACCGCGATCAGGTCGGAAAGCTGCTGCGACTGGAGGGCGAGAAGCTGGTTGCCGGCCTGCGTGGCTTGCAGCGCGCCGGTCGCGCCTTGGCTCTGGCCGACAAGCGCGGCCATCTCGGCGCGATTGCTGTCGATGTTGCCGACGACGCCAGCCTGCACGCGCATGGCGTCCTGCAAACCGCCAACCGTATTTTCCCAACGGCCGCGCGCGTCGGCGACAAGCTGGGCGTCGGTCGCCGACAGCGAGACATTGCCGTATTGGCTCTGGAACGCTTGGTCGATCTGGCCGACCTCGAACGCGATGTTCTGCGCTTGGCCGAGAAGCTGCTGCGTGCGCTGGACGTTCTGCTGGAGCTGCTGGAGCGACGAATACGGCAGGCTCGCCAGATTACGGGCCTGATTGATGAGCATCTGCGCTTCATTCTGAAGGCTGGTGATCTGGTTATTGATCTGCTCCAGCGTGCGGGCGGCCGTAAGCACGTTCTGCGCATAGTTGCTCGGATCATAGACGATGCGGCCGAAGCCGAATTGCGCATGGGCCGGGCTTGCCAGCATGGGCGAAAGCGCGACAGGCACGGCGAGCGCCAGCGCGAGGGCCGAGGCCCCGACGATCTTGGGATAGGTCATGGAAGAATCTCCTGTGTGGGGTGGGTATCGAGCCGGGCCGGCGCGGCGGATTCCGGCTGGTCGGCAAGATTGGTGAGGTTCGGGATCAGGTCGGCCGCCCACTCGACGCCGCGATGGCGTAGCCAGCCGGCGAGGAAACCGGCGCGGCCGTGCTCGGCATGGATGCGCGCGATTTCGGTCTGGCCGGATTTGGAGGATGCGGCGCAGAGCGCGAGGCCGACTTCGGACAGGCCAAGCTCGAACAGGCGATTGCCCCTGCGGCTTTGGCAGTAATAATCCCGCTTGGGCGTGGCCCGTGCGAGAATTTCGATCTGCCTGTCATTGAGGCCGAAGCGGCGATAGATGGCCGTGATCTGCGGCTCGATGGCGCGCTCGTTCGGCAGCAGGAGCCGCGTCGGGCAGCTTTCGATGATCGCGGGCGCGATGTTGCTGCCGTCGATGTCGGACAGGCTTTGCGTGGCGAAGATGACGCTGGCGTTCTTCTTGCGCAGCGTTTTCAGCCATTCGCGGAGCTGGCCGGCGAATCCCTCGTCGTCCAGCGCAAGCCAGCCCTCGTCGATGATGAGCAGCGTCGGCCGCCCGTCGAGCCGGTCGCCGATGCGATGGAACAGATAGGCGAGCACGGCGGGGGCAGCGCCGGTCCCGACAAGCCCTTCGATCTCGAACGC
This genomic window contains:
- a CDS encoding HAMP domain-containing sensor histidine kinase, which produces MTEAADTVADAGKQAERSVPLSRGLSSKLLLLTVAFVLFAEVLFFLPSISSFRIRWLEERLATAAAVATILVQGDPTTLSRSAQNDVLMAIGAKAIAVRDGGVSRLLVVSEMPPQVDEHIDISNATVLGSMPAAIDTLLFGGSRMLRVYGPVGDSTKEFELVLPDYRLHRAMLANARYIAVVSLLISLFTAALLYGAIDRIMIGPIRNMTRSMLTFSGAPDDPAGVIVPEPRADEIGVAERELSMMQARLQKMLSEQKHLADLGLAVSKINHDMRNILASAQLMSDRLRVVKDPSVQAFAPKLVRTLDRAVAYSENVLAYGRAQEPPPARRRLRLRQLVDDVHGLLGLDPEQGIEFSNAIDSDFEIDADADQLFRVLTNLCRNSVQAMAGVSDNAIVNRLTVQAEREGSVSRILVADTGPGLPQKARENLFAAFRGSARSGGTGLGLAIAYELVRAHGGMLELVESAGGRTVFAVSIPDQPVRLDDARSNLRRPA
- a CDS encoding recombinase family protein; the encoded protein is MNMHSPTVTARAALYLRVSTARQAEHDISIPDQKRQGEAYCEQRGYQLVETYVEPGATATNDKRPEFQRMIEAGTSKPAPFDIVVVHSFSRFFRDHFEMEFYVRKLAKNGVKLVSITQEMGDDPMHQMMRQIMALFDEYQSKENAKHVLRAMNENARQGFWNGARPPIGYRIVAAEQRGSKTKKKLEIDPLHADTVRMIYRLFLEGDGTRGAMGVKAIATYLNERRFFTRDGGRWGLAQIHAILTRTTYIGEHRFNTRSHKDRQKKPESEVAIMAVPPLIERETFDAVQARLKSRNPMVTPARVSSGPTLLTGICFCAKCGGAMTLRTGQGSTGATYRYYTCSTKARQGKTGCKGRTIPMDKLDHTVADYIGDRLLLPKRLETVLASVIDRRQERTERRREHLAELQRRITEADQRLGRLFDAIEAGMVDKDDAMAKERMVSLKALRDQAAADAERTQLALDSSGNQGVTPDMLKGFARKARERIRLNDGGYRRDHLRALAQRVEVADDEVRIMGSKSELLRTLVAASSVETAAFGVHSSVLKWRARKDSNL
- a CDS encoding helix-turn-helix domain-containing protein produces the protein MTTLKVGIADYEEMKARTMRIARGEEKPAPSDPKVWFTSTESFAKVLSAGNRELLRIIAEKAPASLEELAEITGRAGSNLSRTLKTMESYGLVRLEPGHGRKLAPKVVHDRVELALPLIDRPKVKKAMGGQA
- a CDS encoding DUF6516 family protein, with product MSGHRDPGLDTLLDLDGQMLFVDPEGGHWVKFIVTRVPASPEKPHGLDYSLTLHGPSGERLVGFDNAHPVGRGRRGEPMDHRHRLQTVKPYAYEDAATLLADFWQAVDAVLKERGAL
- a CDS encoding DUF2274 domain-containing protein; protein product: MTKLKLGPLPDDKPVKVTVELPAPLHRDLIAYAEVLARESGQPVADPAKLIVPMLQHFIATDRGFAKARRAAN
- a CDS encoding TrbI/VirB10 family protein, with the translated sequence MSDTETAAPMRLRAESPRVTRLSRKMLAGVGAVALLGIGGALIYALQTRDAGPGGNELYSTENRPTADGLSGLPRDYTGPVLGPALPGDLGRPILDAQNRGQPIVTPAITTPAVDPEEERRRAEEEAARLSNVFFQSGPRMGSQAGTAMPGLAGLGLGGQPDGAAGQNRHAAFLNGPVDRQTVAPDRVTPPASPWILQAGAVIPAALITGIRSDLPGQITAQVTENVYDSPTGSLLLIPQGTRIIGQYDDGVTFGQRRVLLVWNRLILPGGRSIVLERLPGADASGYAGLEDGVDYHWWDLMKAAGLSTLLAVGTELATSDEDRLIRAIRDGAQDTVNQAGQQIVQRQLQVAPTLTIRPGFPVRIIVTRDLVFEPAGG
- the trbG gene encoding P-type conjugative transfer protein TrbG → MAGCATNRTPQFSYDADVPPLPAVQAATTDDRPRPLHVPPAWNVARGGTAAGTPTGRVENANAAARVEPRREGYYNAIQIYPWSEGALYQVYAAPGQITNITLEPGESLTGAGPIAAGDTTRWIIGDTESGSGANRRVHILVKPTRTDIATNLVVTTDRRTYMIELRAREALYMPSVAWAYPAPPAGQRQSVPTTPVIPAEAARNYRYALQVQGDSPPWRPISVFDDGRRVYVVFPRGIVQGEMPPIFVLGTNGEPQIVNSRVHQNVLIVDRLFGAAELRLGSGNRQQVVRIVRTNPAQAVAQPVSATTGGSSS
- a CDS encoding nuclear transport factor 2 family protein, which gives rise to MDSVPTIVARYIDAYNRMNVQAMLDCLSGEVRFINRSNGETTNETHGIEAFRALAEQGVQLFAEREQTILDCIAIDDRAAVRIGYRAKVKTDLPNGWKAGQEIEMTGTSFFMISEGKISEVIDAS
- the trbF gene encoding conjugal transfer protein TrbF gives rise to the protein MSIFKRPATHYGKSPEPETPYQKAAQAWDERIGSARVQARNWRLMAFGSLILSAGFASALVWQSARGTVVPWVVQVDDLGQAQTVAPANADYRPTDPQIAFHLGRFIEQVRAIPADAIIVRQNWLRAYEWTTDRGAAALNDYARANDPFTKVGRQQVAIEVSSVIRASPDSFRVSWVERHYENSQLSTTERWTAILTIVIQTPRDAERLRANPLGIYVNAISWSREMSQ
- the trbL gene encoding P-type conjugative transfer protein TrbL, which codes for MGNTGVIDNFLGVFTSYIDSGFGLLGGEVAFIATTLIVIDVTLAALFWAWGADDDIIARLVKKTLFVGVFAYIISNWNNLARIVFESFAGLGLMASGTGFSVTDLMRPGRVAQTGLDAGRPLLDSISDLMGWIAFFENFIQIACLLFAWALVVLAFFILAIQLFVTLIEFKLTTLAGFVLIPFGLFGKTAFMAEKVLGNVVSSGIKVLVLAVIIGIGSTLFSQFTAGFGGATPSIDDAMAIVLAALSLLGLGIFGPGIANGIVSGGPQLGAGAAVGTGLAVAGAGVAAGGGAMLAAKGGAAALSGGAAAVRGGATAAGAATAAYSVGALGQSGAAGVASGLGGVARAAGSAAVSPLKRAVSKATESVKSSFSGGARAAFGVTGGSSTAGTVSGGSTAPATSSASAGTAPAWAQQMRRSQAMNHGTTMAAHAVRSGDSHGSGSSINLSESDRT
- the trbK-alt gene encoding putative entry exclusion protein TrbK-alt; its protein translation is MDGKMLARLGAVVFIAIAVTATAIDMARKDEPSAPPPAPAFQPPADPLRETLRRCQQLGEAAASDADCLAAWAESRDRFLGRDRSEAR
- the trbJ gene encoding P-type conjugative transfer protein TrbJ, which codes for MTYPKIVGASALALALAVPVALSPMLASPAHAQFGFGRIVYDPSNYAQNVLTAARTLEQINNQITSLQNEAQMLINQARNLASLPYSSLQQLQQNVQRTQQLLGQAQNIAFEVGQIDQAFQSQYGNVSLSATDAQLVADARGRWENTVGGLQDAMRVQAGVVGNIDSNRAEMAALVGQSQGATGALQATQAGNQLLALQSQQLSDLIAVISANGRADALTEAERATAAEQGRIQRERFLTPGSGYQPGNAQMFNNGNN